From one Polynucleobacter sp. UK-FUSCHL-C3 genomic stretch:
- a CDS encoding DUF411 domain-containing protein, with protein sequence MRTLKVKNRQSISIPRRLLLLGLALLPVAGYASSEKLQITMWRGPKCGCCKDWAAYLEKNGFVVKVVESGNTEMRQKLGMPVQFGSCHTAQINGYVIEGHVPAREIKRLLAEKPKVLGLTVPAMPLGSPGMDGPEYKGKKDPYDVLVISLNGASSVYQAYR encoded by the coding sequence ATGAGGACTTTAAAAGTGAAAAATAGGCAGTCGATAAGTATCCCTCGCAGGTTATTGCTGCTTGGATTGGCCTTGCTTCCGGTCGCCGGATATGCATCTAGTGAAAAGCTTCAAATTACGATGTGGCGCGGCCCCAAATGCGGTTGTTGTAAAGATTGGGCGGCTTATTTAGAAAAAAATGGTTTTGTTGTAAAGGTTGTTGAAAGTGGCAATACTGAAATGCGCCAAAAGTTGGGGATGCCAGTTCAGTTTGGCTCATGCCATACCGCTCAAATCAATGGTTACGTAATTGAGGGACATGTTCCTGCCCGTGAAATTAAGCGTTTACTGGCAGAAAAACCAAAAGTATTAGGGTTAACTGTTCCAGCAATGCCTTTGGGATCTCCTGGCATGGATGGACCAGAATACAAAGGGAAGAAAGATCCGTATGATGTTTTGGTAATTAGCCTAAACGGCGCGTCATCTGTTTATCAGGCCTACAGGTAA
- a CDS encoding copper-binding protein, with amino-acid sequence MKNLLLSLILGLSFSAGAAEWTKGEIRRIDINAKKVTIRHQEIKSLDMPEMSMVFQVDNPAQLQDFSVNEKIEFIAEIRDKKYFAKEIRKSN; translated from the coding sequence ATGAAGAACCTTTTATTAAGTCTTATTTTGGGATTGAGCTTTTCAGCAGGTGCTGCGGAATGGACAAAGGGCGAGATTCGCCGTATTGATATCAATGCCAAAAAAGTAACCATCCGCCATCAAGAGATTAAAAGCTTGGATATGCCTGAAATGTCGATGGTATTTCAGGTAGATAATCCAGCTCAATTACAAGATTTCAGCGTGAATGAAAAAATCGAGTTTATTGCTGAGATACGCGATAAAAAGTATTTTGCAAAAGAGATACGCAAGAGTAATTAA
- a CDS encoding cupredoxin family protein, with the protein MKTKIILAAIGLTLAQFSFAHSEQHAKKPNQPANFIQEEWGIGANKKEVSRTIVIKMTDKMRFSPEKLDVRLGETIRFEVKNDGKVMHEMVIGTKPILDKHAELMLKNPNMEHDEPYMAHVSPGKTGEIIWKFNRKGNFDFACLMAGHYQAGMIGKIEVK; encoded by the coding sequence ATGAAAACCAAAATAATACTAGCTGCTATAGGCCTAACATTAGCCCAATTCAGCTTTGCTCATAGTGAGCAGCATGCTAAAAAGCCGAACCAACCAGCCAACTTTATTCAGGAAGAGTGGGGCATCGGCGCCAATAAAAAAGAAGTAAGCAGAACCATTGTTATCAAGATGACAGATAAGATGCGGTTTTCGCCCGAAAAACTCGATGTACGCCTGGGAGAGACCATTCGCTTCGAGGTAAAGAACGATGGAAAAGTGATGCATGAGATGGTTATCGGGACGAAGCCCATACTGGATAAACATGCTGAGCTCATGTTAAAAAACCCCAATATGGAGCATGATGAACCCTATATGGCACACGTATCCCCAGGTAAAACAGGAGAAATTATTTGGAAATTTAATCGCAAAGGCAATTTTGATTTTGCGTGCCTTATGGCAGGACACTACCAGGCAGGGATGATCGGAAAAATTGAGGTGAAATAA
- a CDS encoding copper oxidase — protein MNTRRAFLAGAAVTMASASVSRHALAGLPEPVIQASPNTQDPLFPKNGRNYNPVVTLNGWTLPWRMNNGVKEFHLIAEPVVREMAPGFKAHLWGYNGQSPGPTIEVVEGDKVRIFVTNKLPEHTSIHWHGQRLPNGMDGVAGLNQPAIPAGKTFVYEFTARRPGTFMYHPHADEMTQMAMGMMGFWVTHPKEKNPNIDVANRDFCFLLSSYDIDPGSFTPNPMTMLDFNIWSWNSRVFPGIDTLNVRYNDKVRIRVGNLTMTNHPIHLHGHEFQITGTDGGPTPKANRWYEVTADVAVGQMRQIEFLADEEGDWAFHCHKSHHTMNAMGHDMANLIGVDHRGMAGKIKKLIPDYMVMGERGMADMTEMEMPLPDNTIPMMTGDGPYGSVEMGGMFSVVKVRKNQPHNDYKNSGWFKQPPGTQAFEWKGNKPAENRSNSAGNSSMNRVHPQPEIEVQVKKPASNSQHKH, from the coding sequence ATGAATACACGTAGAGCTTTTTTAGCTGGAGCGGCAGTGACAATGGCATCTGCCAGCGTAAGCCGTCACGCACTAGCTGGCCTGCCTGAGCCAGTCATTCAGGCAAGCCCCAATACCCAAGATCCACTTTTTCCAAAAAATGGTCGCAATTACAACCCTGTTGTCACGCTCAATGGCTGGACATTGCCTTGGCGTATGAATAACGGAGTGAAAGAGTTTCATCTAATTGCTGAGCCGGTGGTCCGAGAAATGGCCCCGGGGTTCAAGGCCCACCTCTGGGGGTATAACGGACAGTCGCCTGGACCTACAATCGAGGTCGTTGAGGGTGATAAGGTACGCATTTTTGTGACCAATAAATTACCAGAGCACACCTCCATTCATTGGCATGGGCAGCGATTACCGAATGGCATGGATGGGGTAGCAGGGCTTAATCAACCTGCTATTCCGGCAGGCAAAACCTTTGTTTACGAATTTACGGCCCGCCGACCAGGCACCTTTATGTACCATCCGCATGCCGATGAAATGACACAAATGGCAATGGGTATGATGGGTTTTTGGGTAACGCATCCCAAGGAGAAAAATCCCAATATTGATGTGGCGAATCGGGATTTTTGCTTTTTACTGAGCTCATACGATATTGATCCGGGTAGTTTCACGCCAAACCCCATGACCATGCTGGACTTTAATATTTGGTCTTGGAATAGCCGTGTATTTCCTGGAATTGATACCTTGAATGTACGTTACAACGATAAAGTACGCATCCGGGTTGGTAATCTGACCATGACTAACCACCCGATTCATTTGCATGGCCATGAATTTCAGATTACTGGAACCGATGGTGGGCCAACACCAAAGGCTAACCGGTGGTACGAAGTGACAGCTGATGTTGCCGTAGGCCAAATGCGCCAGATTGAATTTTTGGCAGACGAAGAAGGGGATTGGGCCTTTCATTGCCATAAAAGCCATCACACCATGAATGCCATGGGTCACGATATGGCTAATTTGATTGGGGTAGATCACCGCGGCATGGCTGGGAAGATAAAAAAACTGATACCTGATTACATGGTGATGGGGGAGCGCGGTATGGCGGACATGACTGAGATGGAAATGCCACTTCCAGACAACACAATTCCAATGATGACGGGTGACGGCCCTTATGGATCAGTTGAAATGGGTGGAATGTTCAGTGTCGTAAAAGTGCGTAAAAATCAGCCGCACAACGACTACAAAAATAGCGGGTGGTTTAAGCAGCCACCTGGAACCCAGGCATTCGAATGGAAGGGTAATAAGCCAGCAGAAAACCGAAGTAATTCAGCAGGTAATTCTTCCATGAATCGGGTACATCCGCAGCCTGAAATAGAGGTTCAAGTAAAAAAACCAGCCTCAAATTCACAACATAAACACTAG
- a CDS encoding TolC family protein, with translation MKHIFLVLLAVAAFQANADPVWIEQNKLVGDIGGWRKYAKEKAVPGSPAPKVNLTLKQAVDRAWRNQLDWTNYLPGSESISNFSILSSAQRSALQQRYTIAYEITKAYYELVLLKEKLAYMENVLDAVAAASELTNRMFKVGNTNQLNQLKQQNELYKKQLEFKALQTKYDETRERFLQRMNFDVSESQFEVEERLSNPPNVSRQLTDRERKAIDLGTINNPASVQVRSNARIAYQAYLNRHQAALKYKNEILPNQKKISEEKLLRYNAMLIDVFHLLEDAEDQSKAVMHYIDANAALLIQSARLEKALIDAQMDFSNINAR, from the coding sequence ATGAAACATATTTTTCTTGTACTACTTGCTGTGGCAGCGTTTCAAGCCAATGCGGATCCCGTTTGGATTGAGCAAAATAAACTGGTTGGCGATATTGGAGGATGGCGTAAATACGCCAAAGAGAAGGCCGTCCCTGGCTCGCCTGCGCCAAAGGTAAATTTGACCTTAAAACAGGCAGTGGATCGTGCATGGCGTAATCAGCTGGATTGGACCAATTACCTGCCTGGATCAGAGTCCATATCTAATTTCTCGATTTTGAGTTCAGCCCAACGATCGGCTCTGCAACAACGCTACACCATTGCATACGAAATAACGAAAGCCTATTACGAGCTTGTATTGCTTAAAGAGAAGCTGGCCTACATGGAAAATGTATTGGATGCTGTGGCTGCAGCCTCAGAATTAACAAACCGAATGTTTAAGGTTGGCAATACCAATCAATTAAATCAACTGAAACAGCAAAATGAGCTGTATAAGAAACAGCTTGAATTCAAAGCCCTGCAGACAAAATACGACGAGACTCGGGAGCGCTTCTTACAACGCATGAATTTTGATGTGAGTGAAAGCCAGTTTGAAGTTGAGGAGCGATTGTCAAATCCACCCAATGTTTCTAGGCAATTGACGGACAGAGAGCGTAAAGCGATCGATTTAGGCACCATCAATAATCCTGCTTCGGTGCAGGTTCGCTCAAACGCCCGTATTGCATACCAAGCCTATCTCAATCGTCACCAAGCAGCTTTGAAATATAAGAACGAGATATTACCCAATCAAAAGAAAATTTCTGAAGAAAAACTGTTGCGATACAACGCCATGCTGATTGATGTGTTTCATTTATTAGAAGACGCAGAAGATCAAAGCAAAGCAGTCATGCACTACATCGATGCCAATGCAGCCTTATTGATTCAATCGGCACGCCTCGAAAAAGCGCTGATTGATGCGCAGATGGACTTTTCAAATATTAATGCGAGATAA
- a CDS encoding DUF3147 family protein yields the protein MAWIITKYLITAGLVVFITEMAKRSDKLGGFIAALPLITLLTLIWLYVEKQSDEKIANHAYYTFWYVIPTLPMFLLFPYLLPKLGFWVTLGVCAMMTAVLFWLFALLMQHVGIRLM from the coding sequence ATGGCCTGGATCATTACAAAGTACTTAATTACTGCGGGTTTAGTGGTCTTTATCACGGAAATGGCTAAACGTAGCGATAAGTTGGGCGGCTTTATTGCAGCCCTACCCCTCATTACTTTGCTGACTTTGATATGGCTTTATGTTGAAAAACAGTCTGATGAGAAGATTGCAAATCATGCCTATTACACATTTTGGTATGTGATTCCAACGCTACCGATGTTCCTGTTATTTCCATACTTACTTCCTAAATTAGGTTTTTGGGTAACGCTTGGCGTGTGTGCAATGATGACGGCAGTCCTGTTCTGGCTATTTGCGCTACTGATGCAACACGTAGGTATTCGATTGATGTAA
- a CDS encoding class I SAM-dependent methyltransferase — protein sequence MKMLKAWLAVLGLAFSLNAFAQYPAAGGDDKYQPRLGQEGKDVIWMPTGGELVTLMLKTAKVAPNDLVYDLGAGDGKIAIAAAKEFGARSIGIEFNPDMAAFAQRNAVRAGVGDRVKIINGDIFKEDFSKATVVTLYLLPDLNLKLRPILLKMKPGTRVVSHAFTMGDWEADQEIEAGQRGYFWIVPANVAGDWVIDGIETQNKVVLNLVQRYQRIGGSLTVGGKAQPILNPSLEGDKLSFGYIDRNNNLHNVKLTVNGSQLKGEGKGGYLTNSITGNRR from the coding sequence ATGAAGATGCTCAAAGCCTGGTTAGCTGTCCTTGGGTTAGCCTTTTCCCTTAATGCCTTTGCCCAATACCCTGCTGCTGGGGGTGATGATAAATACCAGCCCAGATTGGGCCAAGAAGGTAAGGATGTGATCTGGATGCCTACAGGTGGTGAGTTGGTCACCCTAATGCTCAAGACCGCCAAGGTTGCTCCTAATGATCTGGTCTACGACCTTGGTGCTGGCGATGGCAAGATTGCCATCGCGGCTGCTAAAGAATTTGGTGCCCGTTCGATTGGTATTGAGTTCAACCCCGATATGGCGGCGTTTGCTCAGCGCAATGCGGTTCGTGCTGGCGTAGGCGATCGTGTCAAGATTATTAATGGCGATATCTTTAAAGAAGATTTTAGTAAGGCAACCGTTGTTACTCTTTATCTTCTCCCCGACCTTAATCTGAAATTACGCCCTATTCTTTTAAAGATGAAACCAGGTACTCGCGTGGTTTCTCATGCGTTCACTATGGGTGACTGGGAAGCCGATCAAGAAATTGAGGCTGGTCAGAGAGGTTATTTCTGGATTGTTCCTGCCAATGTTGCGGGTGACTGGGTTATCGACGGTATTGAGACCCAAAACAAGGTTGTCCTTAACTTAGTGCAGCGCTATCAACGCATTGGTGGCAGCCTAACGGTAGGTGGCAAGGCTCAACCTATTCTCAATCCAAGTCTTGAGGGTGACAAACTCAGTTTTGGCTACATTGATCGCAATAACAATTTGCATAATGTCAAATTGACTGTCAATGGTTCCCAATTAAAAGGGGAAGGCAAAGGCGGCTACCTCACCAATAGCATCACCGGTAACCGTCGCTAA
- a CDS encoding amino acid permease: MSSSQGASSSASPLRLLSPLGAVAIIVGIVIGAGIFKTPAMVAGITGDVGWAITIWVAGALISLMGALCYAELATLYPHAGGDYHFLTRAYGKNVSFLYGWAKAMVINTGSIALLAFVFGDYMSKVLPLGANSTIYWAFLIVITLTLINLIGIHASAGIQTILTILEVCGLLAIIIAGFGIFGNPLPAVNNPPLFSSNPQLGMLGLGMVFVLLTFGGWNESAYISAELKGTSKTIVSVIVISLLVITVIYLLVNLALINGLGLKALASSKAAPADLLGLAFGPLGEKLLGLFVAVAALTSINATMIVGARTNFAMGEDWKGLSKMGRWESSRGSPSFAFLVQGVISLALVGFGALQSDGFEAMVEFTAPVFWIFLFLVGVGLFILRFKDRTLRPFSVPLYPITPLIFCASCAYLAYSSITYAHSKGAAAISLYVMIAGLIALLILRLRKVS; this comes from the coding sequence ATGTCGAGTTCTCAGGGCGCTAGCTCTAGCGCCTCTCCTCTTCGTTTGCTCAGCCCCTTAGGGGCTGTTGCCATTATTGTTGGCATCGTTATTGGTGCTGGTATCTTCAAGACCCCTGCCATGGTGGCCGGCATTACCGGTGACGTTGGTTGGGCCATCACGATTTGGGTTGCTGGTGCACTCATCTCATTAATGGGTGCGCTTTGCTATGCCGAGCTTGCAACTCTCTACCCTCATGCAGGCGGTGATTACCATTTCTTAACTCGAGCCTATGGCAAGAATGTGTCGTTCTTATATGGTTGGGCTAAGGCAATGGTGATTAATACTGGCTCGATTGCTCTCTTGGCATTCGTGTTTGGCGACTACATGAGTAAGGTCTTGCCACTAGGTGCCAACTCCACCATTTATTGGGCATTTCTTATTGTCATTACGCTCACTCTCATCAATCTGATTGGGATACATGCATCGGCAGGGATACAAACAATCTTAACCATTCTGGAGGTATGCGGTCTTCTTGCCATCATCATTGCAGGCTTTGGTATTTTTGGTAATCCACTTCCTGCAGTTAATAACCCGCCTCTGTTCTCTAGCAACCCGCAACTTGGTATGTTGGGATTGGGAATGGTATTTGTCTTACTCACCTTTGGGGGTTGGAATGAGTCTGCCTATATCTCGGCGGAGCTCAAAGGTACTAGCAAGACCATCGTGAGTGTGATTGTGATTAGTCTCCTTGTAATTACCGTCATCTACCTTCTGGTCAATCTAGCACTGATTAATGGCTTAGGATTAAAAGCTTTAGCGAGTAGCAAAGCAGCGCCTGCCGATTTATTGGGTCTTGCCTTTGGTCCGCTGGGCGAGAAATTACTCGGCCTCTTTGTGGCAGTAGCTGCTCTTACTAGCATTAACGCCACGATGATTGTGGGGGCTAGAACCAATTTCGCTATGGGTGAAGATTGGAAGGGTCTGAGCAAAATGGGTCGTTGGGAATCCTCGCGCGGTTCACCAAGCTTTGCGTTTTTAGTCCAAGGTGTGATTAGTCTTGCATTAGTTGGTTTTGGAGCTTTGCAGAGCGATGGGTTTGAAGCCATGGTGGAATTTACTGCTCCCGTGTTCTGGATCTTTTTGTTCTTGGTTGGGGTCGGCTTATTTATCCTACGGTTCAAAGATCGTACTTTACGCCCATTCAGCGTACCACTCTACCCCATTACCCCTCTCATCTTTTGTGCATCCTGCGCTTATCTTGCTTACTCGAGCATTACCTACGCCCATAGCAAAGGTGCAGCTGCGATCTCCCTCTATGTGATGATCGCCGGCCTTATTGCTCTTCTTATTCTTCGACTTCGTAAAGTGTCCTAG
- a CDS encoding MFS transporter, giving the protein MPPLLLMNTSYDSPHPSRSSVSPGSASLLIVFAELLGTSLWFSMNSVADDLMAAWEINLAGIGLLTNAVQLGFVAGTLLFAFSGIADRFRPSRIFSLCALLGALFNALFALYADSILMGSLLRFLVGVCLAGIYPVGMKLIITWDPEKASQRLAQLVGMLILGTALPHATRYFGVDWPWQSVILFSSLLAVLAMVLIFWLGDGPHLKISAQSKIKPISIRTIFAIPAYRSSALGYFGHMWEVYAFWALVPVLVATTHHISNPIELSGFAFLVIAMGTVGCLIGGQLSKSISSSRVASYALGLSGLCCLLYPWVKDVPLLLQLMFWAIWGMSAAADSPQLSAISAKSCPPEFVGTALTIQNAIGFGITMISIQLCTVLMPYLNHYISWVLLPGPILGLLLLNRVRRSK; this is encoded by the coding sequence ATGCCGCCATTGTTATTGATGAACACCTCATACGATTCTCCCCATCCATCTCGTAGCTCAGTAAGTCCTGGTAGTGCTTCTCTCTTAATCGTCTTTGCCGAACTCCTGGGTACATCCCTGTGGTTCTCGATGAATAGCGTTGCCGATGATCTGATGGCGGCCTGGGAAATTAACTTAGCCGGCATTGGATTATTAACCAATGCAGTGCAACTCGGCTTTGTGGCAGGCACTTTGCTATTTGCATTTAGCGGTATTGCAGATCGCTTTAGGCCCAGTCGTATATTTTCCTTGTGCGCCCTATTGGGTGCCTTATTTAACGCTCTCTTTGCGCTATATGCCGATAGCATTCTGATGGGTTCGCTGCTCCGGTTTTTAGTGGGAGTATGTTTAGCAGGTATTTATCCCGTTGGCATGAAACTCATCATTACCTGGGACCCCGAGAAAGCCTCTCAGCGCTTAGCCCAACTTGTGGGCATGCTCATATTGGGTACTGCCCTTCCTCATGCAACGCGTTACTTCGGGGTTGATTGGCCTTGGCAATCTGTCATTTTGTTTTCATCCTTACTGGCGGTGCTTGCCATGGTCCTTATCTTTTGGCTAGGCGATGGTCCTCATTTAAAAATAAGTGCTCAATCCAAGATCAAACCCATTAGCATTCGTACAATTTTTGCAATCCCGGCCTATCGGAGTTCAGCCCTAGGCTATTTTGGTCACATGTGGGAGGTCTATGCATTTTGGGCCTTGGTACCAGTCTTAGTCGCAACCACCCATCACATTAGTAATCCAATAGAGTTATCAGGTTTTGCATTCTTGGTGATCGCAATGGGCACAGTTGGCTGTCTAATCGGCGGGCAACTGAGTAAGTCCATTAGCAGCTCGCGTGTAGCTAGTTATGCACTAGGGCTATCTGGTTTGTGCTGCTTACTCTATCCATGGGTCAAGGATGTGCCTCTTTTGTTGCAACTCATGTTCTGGGCAATCTGGGGTATGAGTGCAGCTGCTGACTCCCCACAACTATCTGCGATCTCTGCAAAGTCCTGTCCACCTGAGTTCGTGGGTACTGCCCTAACCATTCAGAATGCGATTGGCTTTGGTATCACCATGATCTCAATACAGCTGTGTACGGTATTAATGCCGTATCTCAATCACTATATTAGTTGGGTGCTGTTACCCGGGCCCATTTTGGGACTGCTACTACTAAACCGGGTGAGAAGATCTAAATAG
- a CDS encoding TonB-dependent receptor, whose product MNINTNYLPTKRSALWLVASAAFTSAVFAQQNPMQIDVTGARESTTSILTPTKILQGNELQDKLGTTLGATIGNELGVSQTGYGTGASRPVMRGLEGARVQILQNGLSVGDVSAISADHAVASPVANARQIEILRGAAALLYGSGSSGGLVNVINDRILTNLPDKPTGALNTSYDTVSNGRAASGVIEGSVGSVAVHVDTAINNNQNYRIPGYAEQGGPNANWKINPNGQAQNIPYSGKLPNSFNNQNNLGVGASYIGKSSYTGISVERLNNNYGIPTPEGGMIKQSQNRYDFQHQTRDPFAGFSSVKFSAANSNYNHTEFGTSAYTPAALWKNIANEMRLELAHKQWMGWKGTFGAQVTRSSVEATEIKTRSYAILPSTKTNSDALFWIEEGSWGALQGNLGLRYDNVKQNPNSSTVLSAEGPFSSPTTNPAKPQVQNKNFNLLSYSAGGLWNFANGYGTGLSYTVSQRAPSAQELYSYGIHESTATFAVGNSNLSKETSHNLELNVQKTMGEVRSKVNIYINRFNNYIYGRYTGQFIAAGAEEGAGFSVVQAQQAAATIKGAEGEITHNWGNVGSGARLFADASQGSFDAGGNLPLQPAPRIGLQVAHQKNGWLANASYTYSFQQNRLATWEVGPTPSYNLLNAGLSYTEKVNKISWTSYMMLKNILNDDIRYATTPMAVRLYAPQPGRSLMVGVRANF is encoded by the coding sequence ATGAATATCAATACAAACTATTTGCCGACAAAGCGGTCGGCCCTGTGGCTTGTGGCCTCTGCCGCATTTACAAGCGCTGTTTTTGCTCAACAAAACCCAATGCAAATTGATGTGACGGGTGCGAGAGAATCAACAACCAGTATCCTGACCCCGACCAAGATTTTGCAAGGTAATGAACTGCAAGATAAGTTAGGCACCACCTTAGGTGCCACCATTGGCAATGAACTTGGAGTGTCCCAAACTGGCTATGGTACTGGAGCATCCCGCCCCGTGATGCGCGGTCTGGAAGGCGCGCGAGTGCAGATCTTACAAAATGGTTTATCAGTGGGTGATGTCTCTGCCATCTCTGCCGACCATGCAGTAGCAAGTCCTGTTGCTAATGCCAGACAAATTGAGATCTTACGAGGTGCTGCAGCCCTACTCTATGGCTCAGGCTCTAGCGGAGGCTTAGTGAATGTGATCAATGATCGCATCCTTACGAACCTACCTGATAAACCAACAGGCGCTCTTAACACTAGTTATGACACGGTCAGTAATGGTCGTGCCGCATCGGGTGTGATTGAAGGCTCCGTGGGATCAGTGGCTGTTCATGTGGATACAGCCATTAATAACAATCAGAACTACCGTATTCCGGGATACGCCGAGCAAGGCGGGCCAAATGCAAACTGGAAGATTAATCCTAATGGACAGGCTCAAAATATCCCGTATTCAGGAAAGCTGCCAAATTCGTTTAACAATCAAAATAATTTAGGTGTTGGAGCATCTTATATAGGTAAGTCAAGTTATACGGGTATCTCGGTAGAGCGGTTAAACAATAACTACGGAATACCGACCCCCGAGGGCGGAATGATTAAGCAGTCACAGAACCGCTACGACTTTCAACATCAAACCCGTGATCCATTTGCGGGGTTCTCATCGGTTAAGTTCAGTGCTGCGAACAGTAATTACAACCATACAGAATTTGGAACAAGCGCATACACCCCAGCTGCTCTTTGGAAAAATATTGCTAATGAGATGCGACTTGAGCTAGCCCATAAACAATGGATGGGTTGGAAAGGGACTTTTGGAGCCCAAGTAACGCGATCCTCGGTCGAGGCGACAGAAATTAAAACTAGAAGTTATGCCATCTTGCCATCTACCAAAACAAACTCCGATGCCTTATTTTGGATTGAAGAAGGCAGCTGGGGAGCTTTACAAGGTAACCTAGGTTTGCGGTACGACAATGTAAAACAGAATCCAAATTCATCCACGGTGTTGAGTGCTGAAGGCCCATTTTCTAGCCCAACTACAAACCCAGCAAAACCACAAGTTCAAAATAAAAACTTTAATTTACTTTCCTATTCAGCAGGCGGTCTTTGGAACTTTGCAAATGGATATGGCACTGGTCTTTCATACACTGTGTCGCAACGCGCTCCAAGCGCTCAAGAGCTCTACTCATATGGAATTCATGAGTCCACAGCCACCTTTGCAGTCGGTAACTCTAATTTAAGCAAAGAGACCTCGCATAATTTAGAGCTCAATGTTCAAAAGACGATGGGTGAGGTACGCAGTAAAGTAAATATTTATATCAATAGATTTAATAACTATATTTATGGTCGCTACACTGGGCAGTTTATTGCTGCTGGCGCCGAGGAAGGTGCTGGTTTTTCTGTCGTCCAAGCTCAACAAGCTGCTGCCACCATCAAGGGGGCTGAGGGAGAGATAACGCATAACTGGGGCAATGTGGGTAGCGGTGCGCGCTTATTTGCCGATGCCTCACAAGGTAGCTTTGATGCGGGTGGTAATTTGCCCTTGCAGCCTGCACCTCGTATTGGCCTGCAAGTAGCGCATCAGAAGAATGGTTGGTTAGCTAATGCGAGCTATACCTATAGCTTCCAACAAAATCGTTTGGCAACATGGGAGGTAGGCCCAACACCCAGCTATAACCTTTTGAATGCAGGTCTCTCCTACACCGAGAAGGTTAATAAGATTAGCTGGACCAGCTACATGATGCTAAAGAACATCTTGAATGATGACATTCGCTATGCAACCACTCCGATGGCAGTCCGCTTATATGCTCCCCAACCAGGACGTAGCCTCATGGTCGGTGTGCGGGCAAACTTCTGA
- a CDS encoding lysophospholipid acyltransferase family protein, with protein sequence MPPHYENIVTLWCQFHDSEMVHPFIITRMRAKSTFLFIPFLKIIAHTIKGISILICIFPFAKDQTKKRHIRHWSIHLLTIFNLKHRVINAELLPKSGGYLIAANHISWIDIASIQSFLPCRFVAKSEVADWPVFGWMAEQIGTVFIRRESKRHGKEIANQLETLLPNEPICIFPEGTSTAGDRVLAFRPNLFESAAQTQVQTFPMTIRYVDQDNQYSDATAFIGEMTLIDSIIKMLRTKSITVELIFGPSPATDLDRKALAQYCEEQVRSQIK encoded by the coding sequence GTGCCACCGCATTATGAAAACATCGTGACGCTTTGGTGTCAGTTTCATGACAGCGAGATGGTTCATCCCTTTATCATCACAAGGATGCGTGCCAAATCGACATTTTTATTCATACCATTCCTAAAGATCATTGCCCATACGATCAAAGGCATATCTATCCTAATCTGTATCTTTCCATTTGCTAAAGATCAGACAAAAAAGAGACACATTCGGCATTGGTCAATACATCTACTCACTATCTTTAACTTAAAGCATCGAGTCATTAATGCCGAGCTATTGCCCAAGAGTGGGGGATATCTAATTGCCGCCAATCACATCTCCTGGATTGATATCGCTAGCATTCAATCGTTTTTGCCGTGTCGCTTTGTGGCAAAGTCAGAAGTAGCGGACTGGCCAGTATTTGGTTGGATGGCAGAACAAATTGGTACTGTATTCATTCGTAGAGAAAGTAAGAGACACGGCAAGGAGATTGCTAACCAACTTGAGACCCTCTTACCGAATGAGCCGATTTGCATATTCCCTGAGGGAACCTCAACGGCAGGAGACCGGGTCCTAGCATTCAGACCCAATTTATTTGAGTCAGCCGCCCAGACCCAAGTGCAAACCTTCCCCATGACCATTCGTTATGTGGACCAAGATAATCAATACAGCGATGCCACTGCGTTTATTGGTGAGATGACCTTAATTGACTCGATCATAAAAATGCTCAGGACTAAATCGATCACCGTCGAGCTGATATTTGGTCCTAGCCCAGCTACAGACCTAGATCGGAAAGCACTTGCTCAGTACTGTGAAGAGCAAGTGCGATCCCAGATCAAGTAA